The following are encoded in a window of Methylocystis rosea genomic DNA:
- a CDS encoding 3'(2'),5'-bisphosphate nucleotidase CysQ, with the protein MMGSSQAELAAFLPELESVTRRAGDIAMAYFRLGETTTAAVSYKGGGSPVTEADFAVDRFLFHEMARIAPDAAWLSEESVDTAERLTRDVLMVVDPIDGTLAFSRGDARWSVSIALVVGGRPVAGIIHAPALGETYVGALGLGAFLNGSPLIAPQRAEIAGAALVAPRTMQDRLAASPRGFVMAPRTPSLALRLADIASGRHDIVVAAPNARDWDIAAADILLAEAGAMLSEPEGVALTYNRASLARDMLIAAPKSLFDDSLALAREVLEGKL; encoded by the coding sequence ATGATGGGCTCCAGCCAAGCAGAACTCGCCGCTTTTCTTCCAGAACTCGAGAGCGTCACGCGCAGGGCCGGCGACATCGCCATGGCTTATTTCCGCCTGGGCGAAACCACGACCGCCGCGGTGTCCTACAAGGGCGGCGGCTCGCCGGTCACGGAGGCCGATTTCGCCGTCGATCGGTTCCTGTTCCATGAGATGGCGCGGATCGCTCCCGACGCGGCATGGCTTTCTGAAGAGAGCGTCGACACGGCCGAGCGGCTGACGCGGGACGTCTTGATGGTGGTCGATCCGATCGATGGAACGCTGGCGTTCTCGCGCGGCGACGCGCGCTGGTCGGTTTCCATCGCTCTGGTGGTTGGCGGCCGGCCGGTCGCCGGGATCATCCACGCGCCGGCGCTCGGCGAGACTTATGTTGGCGCGCTCGGACTCGGCGCCTTCCTCAACGGCTCCCCCCTCATCGCGCCGCAGCGCGCCGAAATCGCCGGCGCGGCGCTCGTCGCGCCTCGTACGATGCAGGATCGGCTGGCCGCGTCGCCACGGGGATTCGTGATGGCGCCGCGAACGCCCTCGCTCGCGCTGCGGCTTGCCGATATCGCCTCCGGCCGGCATGATATCGTCGTCGCCGCGCCCAATGCGCGCGACTGGGACATCGCCGCCGCGGATATTCTCCTCGCAGAAGCGGGCGCCATGTTGAGCGAGCCGGAGGGCGTGGCGCTCACCTATAATCGCGCGTCGCTCGCCCGCGACATGCTGATCGCGGCTCCGAAATCGCTGTTCGACGATAGCCTCGCGCTGGCGCGGGAGGTCTTGGAAGGAAAATTATGA
- a CDS encoding metal ABC transporter substrate-binding protein, which produces MLTRRSALALSFAALAAPAMAEAQKIPVVASFSIIGDLVRQVGGDRVSVTTIVGPDGDAHVYQPSPADGRSIAQARLIFVNGLGFEGWLDRLVTAAKSKGEVFTLGKGVTARKDEEGQDPHAWQDVANAKVYVEAIREALTAVDPEGAKTYKANANAYLAKLDALDAEILQAIAAIPQERRRVVSTHDAFGYFAARYGVEFIAPQGVSTEADVSARDVAKIIDAVRAHKVRAVFVENVADPRLAKRIASETGAQVGGVLYSDALSDAKGDGATYIDMMRHNVKELAKALAP; this is translated from the coding sequence ATGCTTACACGCCGTAGCGCGCTAGCGCTTTCATTCGCCGCATTGGCCGCGCCAGCGATGGCGGAGGCGCAGAAAATACCCGTCGTCGCCAGCTTTTCGATTATTGGCGATCTTGTCCGGCAGGTCGGCGGCGACCGGGTCTCTGTCACCACTATCGTCGGGCCTGACGGCGACGCCCATGTCTACCAGCCTAGTCCGGCCGATGGCCGCAGCATTGCGCAAGCCCGGCTGATTTTCGTCAACGGACTCGGATTTGAAGGCTGGCTCGACCGTCTCGTCACTGCCGCCAAAAGCAAGGGCGAGGTGTTCACCTTAGGCAAAGGCGTCACTGCGCGAAAGGACGAAGAGGGGCAAGATCCGCACGCCTGGCAGGACGTCGCCAACGCCAAAGTTTATGTCGAGGCGATCCGGGAAGCGCTGACGGCCGTGGATCCTGAGGGCGCAAAAACCTATAAGGCCAACGCCAACGCCTATCTCGCCAAGCTCGACGCGCTCGACGCGGAAATCCTACAGGCGATCGCCGCCATTCCCCAGGAACGGCGCCGGGTCGTTTCGACCCATGACGCCTTCGGCTATTTCGCCGCGCGCTACGGCGTCGAATTCATCGCCCCGCAGGGCGTGTCGACAGAGGCTGACGTCAGCGCCCGCGACGTAGCGAAGATCATCGACGCGGTCAGGGCGCATAAGGTTCGGGCGGTCTTTGTCGAGAACGTCGCCGACCCGCGCCTCGCCAAGCGCATCGCCAGCGAGACCGGCGCCCAAGTCGGCGGGGTCCTTTATTCCGATGCGCTGTCGGACGCCAAAGGCGATGGCGCAACCTATATCGACATGATGCGCCACAATGTGAAAGAACTGGCCAAAGCCCTAGCGCCCTAG
- a CDS encoding DUF6101 family protein, translated as MVEANTARRIDERVFVQRDRRADGGARRIRVTRDDVLISRRFSGVSMVISVPVTAYCGVALEVQPADDGSPRYVLSLAHRDPDLDILLGDTQDCGAAASDWRHWAAWLGLPRVTEEDGALRSLEAVAEESAAASARRRCETSLGKRRPRFLIRRKAGDSRRAKVVYGDEREIISYE; from the coding sequence ATGGTTGAGGCCAATACTGCGCGCAGGATCGACGAAAGAGTCTTCGTTCAGCGTGATCGCCGCGCCGACGGCGGGGCGCGACGCATCCGCGTGACCCGGGACGACGTCTTGATCTCCCGCCGATTCAGCGGCGTCTCCATGGTCATCTCGGTGCCCGTCACCGCCTATTGCGGCGTCGCCCTCGAGGTGCAGCCCGCGGACGACGGATCGCCGCGCTACGTTCTTTCGCTGGCGCACCGCGACCCGGATCTCGACATTCTCCTCGGCGATACTCAAGACTGCGGCGCCGCTGCGTCCGACTGGCGTCACTGGGCGGCCTGGCTTGGGCTGCCGCGCGTCACCGAGGAGGATGGCGCATTGCGTTCGCTCGAGGCTGTCGCCGAAGAGAGCGCCGCCGCCTCCGCGCGCCGGCGCTGCGAGACCAGTCTGGGCAAGCGTCGTCCGCGATTTCTCATTCGCCGCAAGGCCGGCGACTCGCGTCGCGCCAAGGTCGTGTATGGCGACGAGCGCGAGATCATTTCTTATGAATGA
- a CDS encoding DUF4170 domain-containing protein encodes MNKTTQAISAKKEKQLLHLVFGGELETLDGVAFRDPGKLDIVGIYPDNDSALAAWKAKAQSTVDNAHMRYFVVHLYRLLDPDVEEL; translated from the coding sequence ATGAACAAGACGACGCAAGCAATCTCGGCGAAGAAAGAAAAACAGCTGCTGCATCTTGTATTTGGCGGCGAGCTGGAGACGCTCGACGGCGTCGCGTTCCGCGATCCGGGCAAGCTCGACATCGTCGGCATCTATCCGGACAACGATAGCGCGCTCGCCGCATGGAAAGCCAAAGCGCAATCCACGGTGGACAATGCGCATATGCGCTATTTCGTGGTGCATCTTTATCGGCTGCTCGATCCCGATGTGGAGGAGCTATAG
- a CDS encoding CobW family GTP-binding protein → MSEKIPVTVITGYLGAGKTTLLNRILTEQHGRRYAVIVNEFGEIGIDNDLVVGADEEVFEMNNGCICCTVRGDLIRIIEGLMRRRGKFDAIIVETTGLANPAPVAQTFFMDADVKESARLDAVVTVADAKWLGERLKDAPEAKSQIAFADVIVLNKTDLVSADELAEVEGRIRAINPYAALHRAVRSDVPLQAVLERNAFDLDRILEIEPAFLEAEESSHDHDDAHHDHDHECSPDCGHDHHDHEHQHGHGHEHEHAHENHHAPHAGLKHFHDDEMHSVSIRHDGPVDPERFVPWLNDLIQRDGPDILRSKGIIAFKDEPRRFVFQGVHQILDGDLQREWKEGEKRESRLVFIGRKLKEQEIREGFEQIVLGASAAQETLHS, encoded by the coding sequence TTGAGCGAGAAAATCCCCGTTACCGTCATCACCGGCTATCTCGGCGCCGGCAAGACGACGCTTCTCAACCGCATTCTCACCGAGCAGCATGGCCGGCGCTACGCCGTCATCGTCAATGAATTCGGCGAGATCGGCATCGACAATGACCTTGTCGTCGGCGCCGACGAAGAAGTCTTCGAGATGAACAACGGCTGCATCTGCTGCACCGTGCGCGGCGATCTCATTCGCATCATCGAGGGCCTGATGCGCCGACGCGGCAAGTTCGACGCGATCATCGTCGAGACGACGGGGCTCGCCAATCCGGCGCCCGTCGCGCAGACTTTCTTCATGGACGCTGACGTCAAGGAGTCGGCGCGGCTCGACGCCGTGGTGACGGTCGCCGACGCCAAATGGCTTGGCGAGCGGCTGAAGGACGCGCCGGAAGCGAAGAGTCAGATCGCCTTCGCTGATGTGATCGTCCTGAACAAAACCGATCTCGTTTCAGCCGATGAGCTCGCGGAAGTCGAAGGCCGCATCCGTGCGATCAATCCCTACGCCGCTTTGCATCGAGCGGTGCGGTCGGACGTTCCCTTGCAGGCGGTTTTGGAGCGCAACGCCTTTGACCTCGACCGGATTCTGGAGATCGAGCCGGCGTTCCTCGAAGCCGAGGAGTCGAGCCACGATCATGACGATGCGCATCACGACCATGATCATGAGTGCAGTCCAGATTGCGGCCATGATCATCACGACCATGAGCATCAGCACGGCCATGGCCATGAGCATGAACACGCGCATGAAAATCATCACGCGCCTCACGCCGGGTTGAAGCATTTCCATGACGACGAGATGCATTCCGTCTCGATCCGCCACGACGGCCCGGTCGATCCTGAACGATTCGTTCCCTGGCTGAACGACCTCATTCAGCGCGACGGACCGGACATCCTGCGCAGCAAGGGAATCATCGCCTTCAAGGACGAGCCGCGGCGGTTCGTGTTCCAAGGCGTCCATCAGATCCTCGATGGCGATTTGCAGCGAGAATGGAAAGAAGGCGAGAAGCGCGAATCGCGCCTCGTCTTCATCGGCAGGAAGCTGAAGGAGCAGGAAATCCGCGAAGGCTTCGAGCAGATCGTCCTTGGCGCGTCGGCCGCGCAGGAAACGCTTCATTCATAA
- the lpxK gene encoding tetraacyldisaccharide 4'-kinase — protein sequence MRAPAFWREDGATARLLSPLGALYGAIARKRLACDAPRANLPTIVVGGLTAGGDGKTPLAIAIAQRLKAAGERPALLTRGYRRRRGGTSSFVVDLTRHGADEIGDEALLLARVAPTIVGSDRIASADLAQRQGATVVILDDGFHSRRMTPDLTLIVVDSDYGAGNGRCMPAGPLRAPLDAQLAAADMLVVIGDGERGRDIAARANKPVIAAHLAPDSGAAEAMNGARLVAFAGIARPEKFFRLLEGCGADVAARVSFGDHRRFTQRDCATLSKLRQEQGARLVTTEKDAARMGGQLATLGVDTLPVALVFDDAVILDEALRGLCKADEARLSDP from the coding sequence ATGCGCGCGCCCGCCTTCTGGCGTGAAGACGGCGCGACGGCGCGGCTCCTGTCTCCGCTCGGCGCGCTCTACGGCGCCATCGCGCGCAAGCGATTGGCGTGCGACGCGCCGCGCGCCAATTTGCCGACCATCGTCGTCGGGGGACTGACTGCGGGCGGCGACGGCAAGACGCCGCTCGCCATCGCCATCGCGCAGCGTCTCAAGGCGGCGGGAGAGCGTCCTGCCCTTCTCACGCGGGGTTATCGCCGCAGACGCGGCGGAACGTCCTCCTTCGTCGTGGACTTGACGCGTCACGGCGCGGACGAGATTGGCGATGAAGCGCTGCTGCTTGCGCGCGTCGCGCCGACGATCGTCGGCTCGGACCGAATTGCGAGCGCAGACCTGGCGCAGCGCCAAGGCGCCACCGTCGTCATTCTCGACGACGGATTCCACAGTCGCCGCATGACGCCCGACCTGACGCTCATCGTCGTCGACTCGGACTATGGCGCGGGCAATGGTCGCTGCATGCCGGCCGGTCCTTTGCGCGCGCCGCTCGACGCGCAGCTCGCGGCGGCGGATATGCTCGTCGTCATCGGCGACGGCGAACGCGGGCGCGACATCGCCGCGCGCGCGAATAAACCCGTCATCGCCGCCCATTTGGCGCCCGACAGCGGAGCCGCGGAGGCGATGAACGGCGCGCGCCTCGTCGCCTTCGCCGGCATCGCAAGGCCGGAGAAATTCTTCCGCTTGTTGGAAGGATGCGGCGCCGATGTCGCGGCGCGGGTCTCCTTCGGCGATCATCGCCGCTTCACGCAAAGAGATTGCGCGACGCTATCGAAGTTACGACAGGAACAGGGCGCGCGGCTCGTCACGACGGAAAAGGATGCGGCGCGAATGGGCGGCCAGCTTGCGACGCTGGGCGTCGATACGCTACCCGTCGCCTTGGTTTTCGATGACGCGGTCATTCTGGACGAAGCGCTTCGCGGGCTGTGCAAGGCGGACGAAGCGCGTCTTTCCGATCCTTAG
- a CDS encoding 3-deoxy-D-manno-octulosonic acid transferase has product MSLLTVYRLATIAATPFASAALNWRANHGKEDPARLAERMGESNRPRPRGRLVWLHGASVGESLSLLPLIDRFIQRGLDVLVTSGTVSSARVLSARLPAGAFHQYAPIDAPKFVERFLDHWRPDIAVFAESELWPNIVAAVRARGAPLVLANARISRKSAERWRAVPGAAKSVFGAVDLCLAQDSDNAARFLALGARCVRIAGNLKFDVPPPPADSSKLAEFNGAIGARPAWAAVSTHPGEEDLVLDAHVDMAAQTPSLLTIIAPRHRERGAEIVEAARARGLTAALRSQEGEPRRDVDVYVVDSVGELGLVFRSVGVVLMGKSLLPGGGQNPIEPAKLGCAILHGPYVENFTEVYGELAAAKAAARVTDAASLARAAHYLLSEPSRMRKMGRAAGETVERLGGASRGIMTAVEPYLAQMAVAQQ; this is encoded by the coding sequence ATGTCGCTTCTGACAGTGTACCGGCTGGCGACGATCGCGGCGACGCCCTTCGCCAGCGCCGCGCTCAATTGGCGTGCGAATCACGGCAAGGAAGATCCCGCGCGATTGGCCGAACGCATGGGCGAGTCGAACCGCCCCCGGCCGCGCGGACGACTCGTCTGGCTGCACGGTGCGAGCGTGGGCGAAAGCCTGTCGCTGCTGCCGCTCATCGACCGATTCATTCAGCGCGGACTCGACGTGCTCGTGACAAGCGGCACCGTCTCGTCTGCGCGCGTTCTCAGCGCGCGCTTGCCGGCGGGCGCCTTTCATCAATATGCGCCCATCGACGCCCCGAAATTCGTCGAACGCTTCCTTGATCATTGGCGTCCCGACATCGCGGTCTTCGCCGAGTCGGAGCTTTGGCCCAATATCGTCGCGGCCGTGCGCGCGCGCGGCGCGCCGCTGGTACTCGCCAACGCCCGCATCTCCCGCAAATCGGCCGAGCGCTGGCGCGCCGTTCCCGGCGCGGCGAAATCCGTCTTCGGCGCCGTCGATCTTTGCCTCGCGCAGGATTCGGATAATGCGGCCCGCTTTCTGGCGCTCGGCGCGCGCTGCGTGCGCATCGCCGGCAATCTCAAATTCGACGTGCCGCCGCCGCCGGCCGACTCTTCAAAGCTTGCCGAGTTCAATGGCGCGATCGGCGCGCGACCAGCTTGGGCGGCGGTCTCCACCCATCCCGGCGAAGAGGACCTCGTGCTCGACGCGCATGTCGACATGGCCGCGCAAACCCCGTCGCTGCTGACGATCATCGCGCCGCGTCATCGGGAGCGGGGCGCCGAGATCGTTGAAGCCGCGCGCGCCAGAGGATTGACTGCGGCCTTACGTTCGCAGGAAGGCGAGCCGCGGCGCGACGTCGACGTCTACGTCGTCGACAGCGTCGGCGAGCTTGGCCTCGTTTTCCGAAGCGTCGGGGTCGTCCTGATGGGCAAGTCGCTGCTGCCCGGCGGCGGACAAAATCCAATCGAGCCGGCGAAGCTCGGCTGCGCCATCCTGCATGGCCCCTATGTCGAAAACTTCACGGAAGTTTACGGCGAACTCGCAGCCGCAAAAGCCGCCGCGCGCGTTACAGACGCCGCATCGCTGGCGCGGGCCGCGCATTATCTCCTCTCCGAACCATCGCGCATGCGCAAAATGGGGCGCGCCGCCGGCGAAACTGTCGAGAGATTGGGCGGCGCTTCGCGCGGCATCATGACCGCCGTCGAACCCTATCTCGCGCAGATGGCGGTGGCCCAGCAATGA